Within Williamwhitmania sp., the genomic segment TTAAAAAATTCGCTATTTTTGTTCATATAACCAAACTTAAGAGCTATGTTAAAGAAATTGTTATTTGTTTCAGGATGCATGCTGATCTTGGTGGTTGGAGCAAACGCCCAAAATATCAGATTTGGTTTGAAGGCTGGATTACAAAGTGCAAACTACAGCGGTGATGATGCTGGTTTGGATGCTCGTTTCGCCGTCCTCTTTGGCGGATTTGCTCAGTTTCCCATGCATGGGAACTTTACCTTTCAGCCGGAAATGATCTTCTCCTTACAAGGAGCTAAGCAGGAGTCTTTAGACAAGAACATTAATGCATGGTACCTCAACTTTCCACTAATGTTCAAGTATAATCTTGCAAAGCGGTTCAATGTTGAGGCTGGGCCGCAGATTGGATTTATGATAGGCGCAAAGCTTGACGGCAATAAGATTTCTGATCAGTTTAAAACCATTGACTTTGGGGTAAACTTTGGTGTTGCCTACCGGTTAACTTCAAAGGTTGACATGGGTTTACGTTACTGTGTAGGAGTTACAGATGTTACCGACAATCCAAGTAATCTATACAATAGAGTACTCCAACTTTCTTTGGGATATCGATTCTAAACTTGTAGTTTGAGAATAATTTTAAGGGTGTGTCCATTAATTGGAACACCCTTGTGTTTTTATTCTCGAGTTGGATGCTGTTTTTGGTGGTAATCGCCCATGTAAAACTAGTGTGAACAGCCGCAGCTGCAACCTCCCGGGCTAAACTTGGTGCCGTTAATCAGCACGCTGAGCTTATCCTTGTGCCACTGAGAAATTCCGCCATCAAGATTCAGAACCTGAGTATAGCCCTGGTAAAGAAGTAGGTTTGCGACTTTTGCTCCTCGAGTGCCGCTGTTGCTCGCCACAATAATTAACTTATCCTTGGGAAGCTGTGTAAAGCTATCGGCAATAGTGCTTATGGGAATATTTATTGTCCCGGAAATATCAAAACAGATAATCTCCATCTCTTCGGGCTCCCGAATGTCGAGAAGTAATGCGCTATTAGCCTCAAGCAACTTGAAGGCCGCAATGGGAGAAATATGTTGAACCCCTTCAATGGTGAATTGTTGATGGGAAGGTACGGTGGTAAATGATTCCATTAGCATTGCAATTTTACAATTATGTTTTTTACTAAGTAGACACTGCAAAGTAAATGAAAAAGTGTTTTATAGGAAGTTCTTTTTAACAATGTCGCTTAGAATTGGTGAAGAAAGAAGGCAAAAAACGGGAAGAAGGCAATTGAGAAGTAGAGAACTAGCTGGACAATATCGAGGCTGACGATAATTTTTTCGTGGTTGTGTTTGACGCATACTACAGCTGAGAAGACAATGCGAAGGAGTAGTTCCACCACAAAAAATAAAAAAAGGCTTACTGCGTGTGAGTTTAGGGCTCTTGCCTTTACAACATTAAATCGAACTAGCTCCGAAAATGCTCGCGATAGTCCACTGCTTGGTGAGGTTGTACCGGTGATCATCTCGTAAAAGGATGGGATGGGATGGCCACCTTGGCCCGTAAAAATACCGGAGTAGATGAGCATTGCTACCACTACTCCGGCAAATATGAGGTTAATCTGAATGTAGGGGTCACGAATTGCTTCGCGCAAACTACTTCTTATCAGCATCTTGAGTTTTTTCTATCCCCTTAATTCTAATGTAGGTGCGCTTGGTTTTTCCCTTGTGAAGAGAGTCTTTGCCATCTTCCAAAACTTCGAGTTTCATAATCAGGCTATCCTTTCCTTGATCAACGGTGATCTCCACATTGTTGGTTGAATCGTTAACTACTTCTGTTTTTATGCGGTGTTCCATTTTGTTAACAAAATAGGCGAGTCCACCCGTAAAAAATAGCCAAGCGGTTGCAATTAGCGTTGCTATTATTGAAATGGATAGTGCTGCATAGCCAAGACCTTTTGCACCATTCGATCTACGTGCTTGGTCGAGACCTATTGCGCTGAGTACTATGGCAATAATCCCTGGCACAATGGCAATAATGCCGACGCATGGAATTAGGGAGATTAGAAAGGCAATTATACCCAAAACAATTCCAAGAATTCCGAGGGTTTGTCCTGCTGTTGTTTGTTTTGTATCCATGATGAAGGGCGATTAAATTTTTTCCAGAATATTGTTTAAATCTTCTTCGAGGGTTGTGGTTGGTGATTCCACTATTCTGCCAA encodes:
- a CDS encoding DUF308 domain-containing protein, with product MDTKQTTAGQTLGILGIVLGIIAFLISLIPCVGIIAIVPGIIAIVLSAIGLDQARRSNGAKGLGYAALSISIIATLIATAWLFFTGGLAYFVNKMEHRIKTEVVNDSTNNVEITVDQGKDSLIMKLEVLEDGKDSLHKGKTKRTYIRIKGIEKTQDADKK
- a CDS encoding rhodanese-like domain-containing protein, which encodes MESFTTVPSHQQFTIEGVQHISPIAAFKLLEANSALLLDIREPEEMEIICFDISGTINIPISTIADSFTQLPKDKLIIVASNSGTRGAKVANLLLYQGYTQVLNLDGGISQWHKDKLSVLINGTKFSPGGCSCGCSH
- a CDS encoding porin family protein, producing the protein MLKKLLFVSGCMLILVVGANAQNIRFGLKAGLQSANYSGDDAGLDARFAVLFGGFAQFPMHGNFTFQPEMIFSLQGAKQESLDKNINAWYLNFPLMFKYNLAKRFNVEAGPQIGFMIGAKLDGNKISDQFKTIDFGVNFGVAYRLTSKVDMGLRYCVGVTDVTDNPSNLYNRVLQLSLGYRF